DNA sequence from the Calonectris borealis chromosome 23, bCalBor7.hap1.2, whole genome shotgun sequence genome:
AAGCACACGGGGAAGGGGAGGGACCACCACCCGACCTGCATCACCGGCCACGTTCGGTCCGGACCGAGTCACCGCGGCAGAGAAGTCACGGGTTTTTCTTCAACCGAGGCAAAACAAGAGATGGAACGGGGGCGACTTGAGAAGCAGATGCGGCAGGACAAGAAGGGAAAAACTTCTTGGCTCTTCGGTAGTAGGGCATCCGAACGCATGGAGTAGGTGGAGGGAATTTTGGTGCGCATGGCCGCGCTCCCGGGCTCCAGACACGGGGAGATATTTTCTAGTCGCCGGCCCTAGGAGAGTTCATCTAAAACCTAAGGTCCATTCGTCACGCTTGTTTGTGTATTCCTGGAAAGAGCTATCCCTTGTCATCTTCATAAAAAGTTTGTCCGTTAGAATCTCTTTAAAATCCCTCAGTCTAGCGCGGGCCACGAGGGGATATAGAACCTCTGTAAGGAACCCTCTAGGAGGCGTTCCATCCAAAAGGACAATTtgtgtaatttgtttttaatgaatctAGATCCCGGGCTGCAGGAGGATTTCCCTCTGGCTTCCGTGTGTAGTGAGGAGTCGTAATCCTCGCACGATCCCAGGGTTCCCCCCTCATCCCCCGATCTGTGAGGCTTAAAGAGGCAGAAGTATTTCTTGTGGCCGTTCAGAGCCAGGACGTAGCCCGTGTAGTCGCGCTCGAGGAAATGCTTGTCGTACTGGTTTGGGATGGGGGCCGCATCCTGCGCGAACTCTAACAGGTACTCCAGCCATTCTCGGTGCTTGTCCAGGCTGAGGAAGGAGAAATGAAGAGAGCTGCTCCTgggggaagagcagaggagaagcaggATTAGCACGTCTCCCAAGTCAGGCTGGATTCCTACCGGACAGGTAAGCGTTTGTAAACAAGGGCAGGCGCAGAGCTGTGTCGCCACAGCtccttttttttaacccagtcCAGCGCAGGTGACAGTTACCTCGCATGCAGCACTGTCCTGCTCTACGTTTGTTGAAATGTGGGTAcagccaaagcagcagcagcgccagacCTGTCTGGTCACCTTCACCAAGTACAGCCGGGAAAGGCTGCTCGGTTTTCGGCGGCTCGTTGCTGCTAATGAGTATGGAGGCTGCTTTGCTTGCCAGAAGCATTCCCTCCTGGCAGTTGAGCCAACACCACTCCTAACTTGTCATCAGAGCAGCATTACACAAGTTGTTAAAACAGTAAGAGAAACCCAGGAGAGGGGCCCAGCCTACCCTGTGAACGTGTAGACTTCCAGGGCAAACTTCTGGAGGAGCATGGTTTTGGTCGAGTTGGACAGGATCAAGACCACGTTCATGTGACCTGGCCTCAGGCGTACCAAGTTGCTGTTATAGTTGATGTCCGTTAGCTCAGTCACCTCGACGAAGCCCTTTTTGGGAATCCTGCTGCAATAAAACAGTGACTGAGTGAAAGGGGAACGAAGGACCGGGAGCGACTGAGGATGGAGCAACTGCGAACTCGTTTCCTGCCTCCTTACACCGTGCCCTGTAGCTAAAGCCAGTTTAATCGGTGCAGCGGCCAGACTTGGATCTCTTTCAACAAGTCGGTCAGAGCTTTACCTTTCCCCAGAGGATGTTGTCTGGGCACAACTCAGCGGGAATTGATTAATAATTAAGTTTGTACACCCCTGTCCTTGCTGGCCCGGCTCCTGGCTAACCACCACTGCGTCTTGCCTCGCTGTGCCCACACTGACTGCGGCGCAGTGACTGCGCTCTGTCCGCGCAATGCTGGCACTTCTCTGCTGTCCACCTAACGTGCTCTGTGCGTGCTCTCTGCGCAATGCTCCCCAAGCAATGCTTCCGCAGAAAACGTTTCTGGAGAAATTAGAGAGGGAACCTGTTACTCTCTTTGCTGAAGCTCGCATCGTTCTTCTCGGTCTTTGCAGCGGTTTCTTCTTTCTCAGATGGAGGAGAGTCCCTTGTGTCACTCGAGTCACTGCAAAGGAAGATTATCTTGTGTGTGTTTAAGGCACCAGATTGGATTGAGGTGCTATTGGCTGGACTGTAAGACCCCCTAGGACGTTTTGGCGTGCGCTCACCTGAAAGCCTGAACAATAACAGTGCCAAAGAGAATGAAGAGCGCAGAGAAGAGCAGGGACAGCAGCGGCATCATTTCTCGCCTGAGGGGAAGATTTGCAAACAGCAATCAGGTCCGTGAGTTGTACAGTTTCTGCTCGAATTTCAGTTCCCATCTACCTCAAGTTTCCCCAGAAACTCAGCTCGTTTCCTGGGGCCTTAACGACGATCAAGACTTTGAGCGCTGTCCTGCTCCcaccaaaaaggaggaaaacaaaaatggatccattttaaaataaggtgACAGGGAAGTGGTGAAAAACAACAATTGATGTGTGTTTTCAGGAGCGTAACGTCCACGCTCAGCCTCAAGACCAAAGTACCCAGTACTCGAGGCAGAAGCTAACATCGCTGTGGTGTCAGCGCTCGTCACCTAAATCTCCAGAGAGTACAGGCACCTATGTGTTTTGGTTACGTTCTCAATTCCTGTTAATAAGAACCTGGTTCTACTACACATCTGAACAAGATAGCAGCAATCCTCCTCCCTATCGAGACTCATTAACACCCAATCCATACCAGTTACTATGAAACAAACTGTCCCAGCAGTCCGAGATATAATCCAGCATGGAGTAGAGCCATCGGATAAGGAACATctgtttaaaaagataaaaagaaaaaagctagacAAAACCGCTATCCAGGACCCTGATAAGACTCCCACCCCTGAAACAGAATGGGCGGAATCAGCTTTGGAGCGTGCCACGAGCATGGCACCAGCTTCCACCCATGAGCGAGAAAACCTTTAAGAATCTTGccttggtattttaaaatataactaatGCCTGTGAATGACCACAACGGGACTGTCCAAAAAGGTAACGCAGTTGTTAGGCAGCCGGAAAGGCCGTGCACTTACGGGAGCGAGTTCGTCATTTAAGTCTGCCAGGACAGTCTCTGAAGAGAGAAGGCCGGGGTCCGTCCTCAGCTGGTCCAGGAGATCCAGGAGGATGAAGTTGTCCTCTTTGCTGCCTTGCCAGGCCTCCTCCAAGGTTTTATAGGCAATCTTCCCTGCGTTATTGCGTCTCTCCAAAATGACCACCTGGACGAGCCAATAACATCGCAGATGTCAGAGAGGAAGGTACTTTTTACTAGACAGATGTTATGCTTCCAATCACTGCCCAGAATTAGGTATCAGATGAAGGTATAGCATCCTACATAAAGTGATGTGAATTAGAATGACAGatgaaaagaagggggggaaaaaaaggaaaccctcACAGCTGATTTTCCCCGATACTTCTCCTCATCCATCAGCAAGGCGTCTGCAAATTCCGGCTGCCGATCATTGTAGATGTGCACAAACTTCAGCGTGTCTTTTGTGTTGGCCACAGCAAAAGTCAAAAATGCCTCGTAAGCCTCGGCAAACTTATCGCCTTCTCCGGTAAGTAAGATCACACAGTGCCTAGGCAACACAATGAGATGGAGGATTAAGAGCCACTCTGGACGTGAGAGGAAACGACCATCCCCTTTCTGTTAGCCAGAATGATCCCAAAGAGCCAGAAACCTATCAAACAATGCGGATACACAGCACGATCCAATGCAGGCGTTTCCCTTCTCCCTCCGAATCAAACAAAAGGTGGCTTTAGGAGCAGCCCCAGAGCCTCGGGGAACAAAACAGGGGGACGTGTCACCCGCAGAGCCTTACTTCCGTTGACGGTGAGACTTCTTCACGGGACACAGCTCCTGGAACAGCCTCTGGTTCGTGAGTCTGGCCACCATGAGGAACTTATTCTGGGAAAGGAAGTCGTCAATGAGCTGCTTCTTCATATCTCGTGCCTGGTGAGGACAAAGAAAGCAGAGTTCAGTACTGAGCAGAGGAGACTAAAGCTGTTGCGACATTCTTGTCTGCAGCCTGGGGAAGGCTGTCAGCCATCACGGTCCTCGCTGAAATCACCCGAGACTTTTTGAGGCCCTGAGACCGAGAAGCTACCTGCAGCCACCCTCCTCAAAAGGTCAGACACCACAGCTGAAGCCTACTGAGCTTCCTCCCTCCTAATAGTTGCTCCCTGCCTCTGTGGAAGCCCGAGTTTCTGCTGAGAATGAATGCTCTTTACTTTGAAATGCGCCACTGACCAAACTCTCATTGCAAGCTCGGTCAGAAAACCTCAGCGTTCGTTTCACATAAGCTCTCAGAGAGGGCTCTGAGCAATACCTGCACAACGTCAGCGGGCCTGTCGATGTGCTCCTTGAAGATCATCATGGTAGGAGTGTAGACGTTGATGTTGTACTGGCTGGACAACTTTTCAGTGCCTCGGAGTCCGACGTACACATAACCAAAGGACAAGTAATCTCGGTACGCAAAGGCAATCAGCTGGACGGGAAGAAAGCACCGGCGCGTGTTTACATTAGAGAGCAAACAACATTTTCTCCCCCAAGTGCCTGTGGTGACTTTGCTTTGAGAATACCTCCTGCTGTTTAAATGTCATCGGGCATGCACTGCAAGAGGTAAAAGCCCTTCCTCTCCCTCGCTGGACTGCAGTTTGCATTCTTGTAATTGTCATCCAGGGAGCCTCGATGGATCCACAGCTTTATTTTACAACCTGACATTTTGCATGGTAGCGGGGGTTTCTTGGGAAACAGGCTTTCCAGTGACACAAAATAGATGTGCCGCAAAATTCTCTCGTTACCGATAAAGGTTAGTACGTGCCTCTGTTGCCACTACCTCCGAAACCCACCCACACCTTTGCATCAACTAAGGTTACACCCATGGCAGGACAGAGAAACAATCTCCTAATGAAGTCTGTCATCTGGCCATGCCATTTTCAACCAACACAAATCAACTTGTTCTCTTAGAACTGGTCAGTAGTATTTAGAGGTGTCGATTCACCTCTGCTCACAGCAATATCGCATTTTCTTTTGGAACAGCTGGATTTATTAGCAAGTCAACAATGCCGCAATAGAAATCGCATTACCTTGTACAATAATGGCACAACTGGCATATGATCAAATAGAAGGACGTggggcttgttttctttcttccagttgGAGAGAAAGCGGATGTAGTTTTTATCTGTAATCTTTAAATAGAATCAGCACATTAGTTTAACCTCAAGAGCCGTTAGACACGTGCAATGCTATACAATTAGGTGACTGAACGAGTCTGGAAAAGCTGTCCAGGTGTTAAAGAAAGCAGACTGTGGGTTTGTCTTTCCAACAGGTATGCCTGACCTGTGCTTTTTTGATGGAGGAAATTAATTGAAACCATCAGTCTCGACCCCCACCAACCCTCTTAGTTATTGCATCCTCTGTCGATGCTGTTTCCAGTCAGTGCTGATGCCATTTTCAGTCTCACAACTGTTCATTGGGGTCATATGCTTTATATATAGTGGGAAGCCAAGGGTTAACAGGCACCCGTGAGCTCCATCAAAGCTGCTCTGTTTCAGCTGTAGTACCTCTTTGACCTAGAGGAATGAGATAAAAGGGACATCACAGCTCGTTTAGGggcctgcagggagaggagagctgacTGCTAGCTCTGTTTTTGAGGAATGCCTGGCTGCAGGAGATGAAATGGCTGCTTCAGCTAAGGAAAGGGACAGCAGACCCTGCTTTTGGGACGAGAACTCAAATACCCGGAGCACAGCAGGTCAAAGTCCGTTGGGAAAGGCAGCCCTTGCTGAAGACCCCAGGGGAAAACAAGGTGAGGTAAAAAAGGCTCCAGGCAGAGGACAAGCAGGCAAGAGCGCTGTGGGGGCTGACCTGGCCACATCGCACTGAAAGGGCAGGTGGGTGCTTTAGGACTCTGCCAAAAATAACTGAGCGAGGCTGAAATGCAGGAATTTTTCATCTAGCAGGAGGTTTTACCTGTAACTTTGAAAGGGCTCGCGCTGCTGGCTCCAGTTTCAAAGGTCTGAATCAAAACTGGACGAAACAAACGACGGGTCTCTGTGTGGGTGAGTTTTAGCAGACAATGTCTACAAGTTAGTGAGTGGTCCTTAATTTGCTGGATGAAACCccgagaaaggagaagggaagtgAAATCCAGCAGGCAGGTAGGGCACGACCACAGATTCCTAACCTAGGGATAGCTTTCGTACAGCTCTGGCAGCCGTGGGGTATTCCAactgggagagcagcaggcacACAAAGTTGCCTGCGTAGCTGCATAGTAGCGGGATTAGCCCTTTCACAAGGAGAAGTGTTACGGAGCCGCGTTGTGCCATCGCTTCTGACAGCTCCAGAGTTTGTAGCTGTTAATTACAGCTCTCAAAACACCTTGCTTCACCAGCCTTGGTCGGATCTTCTCGCGTTCATGACGCAGATCAGCTCGGGGGCTGAATTAAACAGATTAGCCACTGAAACAGCTAAGGAGAGATGAATATCCAGTCAGTCATGAGAAGCAGCACGTGACACTCTTACTAGAACGTACCTTTTCTACGAGATTGCCCGGCAGAAGGTTCTCTACAAATTGCCGCAGGTTTTCTCGAATGACAGCGTTGTGGAAGAAGGTTATTTTCCCGTTAATGAGCCCTAGTAGGGAGGGTGTGCTGTGTGCACCGAGGTGATGGGCGAGGCGCCTTTCGTACCCAGCATGAACGACTCCGATTCCCACTCCTGAAAAAGGAGAGCGGGTTCACATGAAAGACCACCAGCAATGCAAAACGCCTAGTAGAAAATTGAGGATGAAGACCTGTTCCcttgcccagcaccctgctcGGGAGTTGTGCATGGGACTGTCCCTCATAACTCTATACTTTCCTCCTTTTGCAATCCTTGAagattatatttaaaattcataGCTTTATCTAGGGAGAGAGAGAACACactgtgctctttttttctgtccacTGGTATTtcatgtgtgtcctggttttggctgggatagagttaattttcttcctagcagctggtatagtgctgtgttttcgatttcgcatgagaataatgttgataacacactgatgttgtagttgttgctgagcagtgcttacactaagtcaaggccGCCTCAGCTTCTCAAGCTCTACCGACTgaggaggctggagatgcacaagaagctgggagggggcacagccaggacagctgactcaaaccGGCCAACGGaatattccatactgtatgatgTCATACTccgtatataaactaggggaaaggtGGCCGGgaggctgctgctcggggactggctgggcatcggtcggttggtggtgagccaTTGTTTTTCacttgcatcacttgtctttcttgggttttatttctctctctttttgttcttttccttttcattacatagtattgttattatattattattttatttcaattattaaagtgTTCTTATCTCAACGCCTAactgttctcacttttactcttccgattctctcccccatcccactgcgggggggagtgagcaagcggctgtgtggtgcttagttgccggctggggttaaaccacgacaatgtgcTACATTAAAACCTCAAGGAGAAAAACCCCAGTAAGCAGGAACTACAATGCCTTTGTCTCCTGCTGTCTGTCGAGTTTGTGTTTTTCTGGAAGAACGTGCAGATGACATCTGCAGGGAAAACAAGGAAGCTGAGGCTGGAGGGACAAGTACAAAATACCTCCTTGGCACCCAAATGTGTTCAGTAAGTCTGAAAACTTCACCGTATGGTAGCGCCCTGAAGTCGAGGACATATTCTGCAGGGATCTTTGCTTATCAAAGCCATCCAAGTGCAGGACAAAGAGCAACACAGCAGTTACACTGGTGGCCTAAACTCATGGTGGTGCGACTGGCCCTCAGCCACGCCATCATTTATGATCATCAGCGTTGGACTAAGCCACTAGCCGTATGGTCAGGAGAAAAGGCATCTTGCCCTCGTGAAATATGGGACtagttttttcctcatttctaacAGGTAGTCTCATTGACTATGATGTTAGTAACATTCAGAAAAGCCTTAGGATAAATCCCTGAGGAAATCTACAGGTTAAACACAGTCCTCCAAAGCTGAAGGCAGTTGCCGCAGCCTCACTGGGCGAGGGACACACGCCCAGCCTAAACGGCCTCATCCTTACCCAGCGCCTCCAATTCCTGAGCGACTTCCTTCCACACGGGTTCAATGTGGATGCAGCTGAAACACCAGTCCGAGGTTATTTTAATGAGGTAAGGTTTCTTGAAACTATCTGGCACGATTTCATTGATGTAGTGGGAAAAATGGAGCAAATACTTCTCATCAGAGGTGTCACGCCTCTCCGAATTAAAGGGGAAATGGAAGAAGGACTCGTCAAAATAGAAGCCTTCATGAAAGTGGTGGAACTGGCGATGCTGGTGCTGAGAGTAGCCCTGGCTTTCCCCGGCATCTCCGTAGCGATCAAAGTTTGCCCTCTTTTCCTCGTTGGAGAGAATCTGGGAAGTAGACAATAGAAGAACGATGGCTTGAAACCATGACAATAATCCCTTAGTAAATAACTGCAGCTGCATAAGGACGGGCTACGAGGGAATGTGCAGCCTTTGCTGCGCATTGGAGGGATAAATATCCTGGAAAAGGGAACTATCGCATCGCCTCCGGGCTTGCTGTGGTAAATAAGGGTAAAAAAagccaaagcctgaagaaaaggagCCTGTAAATCAAGACTGCTGTACCCGTTTCTGACACCAATTGCTCCTTCAGCCTGAACGTCACGCCGTCTGAGCATTAATGCTCTTTTCTGGAGCGGCTTTTGCTGGCATCTACTTGAACATTGAGGGTTTTCTCAGTGGATCAGAAAGCGCCGAAAGTTTTACCAAGCAGAAGCTCCAGAAACTGCATTTTTCGGCTGGGAGATGAGGAATTGCTTTATTTCTGTGGGCTTAGCTCGCTTGCTGTGGAAGCATTGGGTCAGCCGCCGCAAACTGGGGAAGCTGATTTCAAGAGCTGTGCAGGAGCAATGTGCAAATAACCACTTATGCAAAGAATAATTTGAAGCAACTAAAGCCCTGCGGTGATTAACATTGCTTACATCACCCCAAAATGCTTATATGTACATGTGATACGGACAAGACGGTTGCCCAGCTGTGCGGGGCTTGGCAAATACCTGCTCCTCCCTCATTTGAGGCTTTTTAGTGAGAACAGGGCAGACCCGTAGCAAAATACTTGCAACAGAGGCCACACTGGTGTCATCTAGCGGCCCTCTGTCAAGAAAGCAGAGGAAACTTTTCTGGTCAATAGTGTCCGCCTCCACAAGGTCGAGCACCTTTCCCATGTAGACATACGCAGAAAAAGCACAAAGccacatacagaaaaataaggtCACTTAACTTCTAACGACAGCACGAGTTCAGCAAGAAGAGCGTGTTACCTCGTAGGCCTTGCTAATCTGGATGAATTTGTCTTCTGCTCCTGGGTCCTTGTTTTTGTCAGGGTGCCTACAAGGCAGAACCGGAGGAAAAGGGAGTCAGCAGTTCCCTGGGGGGGCACAGCGAGCTGTCAGCCTCTGTTCAGAGGCGAGCGGGATGCAGACAGTTAGGGCGTGTGGCAGCACCCTGAGGCCGAGATCAGATTTTATACCCAGCACGCGCTCTCCCTACCCAAACCCCATCCCAAAACGCAGCACTGGGACGCGTGCTGTGCACCTGCAGACCTGTCCCTCCATCCGACCTGTCGCCAACAGCCCgagcccaggaggaggaagcctgTATCTTTCCTACCTGCTACAGTGATGCATCCCCTGGCCGCTGCCCTACATATCTACCGCGTTCTTCCTGTAAAATACTCCAGTCATAGCCCTTGGGGATGTCTCAGGAAAAACTATGCAGGCTCTAAAAGCTCCGGGTGAGCCTATTTTCCGAGGCGACGCCTCGAGCCTGCTCCTCAGCACACATCACCGAAGCGAGGGGCACAACATTTGTGGATCCAACGCGTTTCCCTTTGGCATGGGGGTCGAGTTGCCCTTGGACATCGATGTGTCAAACCTAGACCTGGATACTGGCATATTAAAGGTTCCCAGCTGAGTCAGGGAGAACTTTTTCCCCCGTAGCCAGACTCTGGGAGGGTTTTACAGCACGGATTGCTAGCGTGAAGGTGTCTGCTTGGTTTTGGGATGACTCTTGGCCTGTGAGGAAGAGCCGGTGCTCGTCTCCGACCGCCTGCTGAGCCTCGTCTGGCACGGACAGCCAGGTAAGGTGGCAAATGCCACCACCCAGCAGCGTTACCCGCTCCTCAAAGCGCAGCGGCCTAGCTCTGTCAACCGAGAGGACGCGAAACGACACCGTGTGTctgcccccgtgtccccgtgtccgtCCCGCCccggtgctggggcggggggtaTCAGAGCCCAGGGGAAggccggggcggaggggaggcacGTACCATTCCCGGGCGAGCCGCTTGTAGGCCTTCTTGATGTCGGCCTGGCTGGAGCTCCGGCCGACCCCCAGGACGCGGTACGGGTCGAAATCCCCCGCCGCGGCCTGCGCTCCCAGGGCCGCCAGCAGCAGGGCGGCGGCCCAGGCCAGGCCCGCCCGCCCCAGCTCCATGGCTCCGGCGGGCAGAGGGCCGGCGGAGGCCCCGCGGGCTCGGCGGGGGGTCACGGACACCGGCGCTGAGGGGACCGGCGACCGGCGGGGGCCGCGGACGGGCCGCCCTCACCCACCCTGCGCCGCCGCTTCcggcgcgcccgccccgccgtcACCATAGAGACGGTGCCGCTTCCGGTCACCGAGGCGGGCGGctagagcggcggcggcgccatgGAGGAGGCGCAGCGGCGGGCCctgcggcgcgggcgggcgcggctgGTGGCGGCGCTGCGGGTGGCGCCGCTCTGGGACCCGCTGGAGGAGCGCGGCCTCTTCACCCGGCCCATGGTCGAGGAGCTGCAGGTGGGTGGGGgcggcccccgtgtccccctcagCCTTGGGGACGGGCCGAAGGGAGGGTCCCGtgttccccccccagccccggggaagggcccggggggcggccccggTGTCCGCCTCAGCCCCGGGGTCGGGCCCAAGGGAGGCCCTCGtgccccctcagccccggggAAGGACCCGGGGGGCGGCCCCCGTGTCCGCCTCAGCCCCGCGGTCGGGCCCAAGGGAGGCCCCCGtgccccctcagccccggggACGGGCCCAAGGGGGGCCCCCGAGTCCCTCCCTCAGCCCCGGTGACCTGCCCGAGGGAGGGCCCTCTGTCCCCTCAGCCCCGGTGACAGGCCTGGGGGTGGTCCCGGTGTCCCCTCGTTCTGGTGACAGGCCTGGAGGGTGGTCcttgccccttcccaccccaagcCCTGTGGGTACAAGGTGTAAGACCCCCCCATCTCCTTGTCCCTTCttgtcccctgccccagctggtgCCAGGCATGGCGGTTTCTCCTTGGGTCCCCATCCCAACCTGGTGACAGCTTAAGGGGCTCCCGTTTCCCCTCTCTGTTACTGGTGACAGGCCTGGGGGTGTCTTACCTTGTCCCACGCACTGGTGACGGGCTGGGGAGTGCCTCTTTGTCCCCGGCGGacaggctgggggtgctgcctcctccctctccctccgaGCCCTACggtgggctgcagctgcctgtctCAGTGGAGGCAGCAAGGCTTCGTGGTTGGAGGCGGGTCGGGGCTGGGGTTCGGGtggctgctgggggtctctgtgaCTGCCTCCGCTGGGTCTCGGCCTCGTTCGCCCTGTGTAGAGGTGCTCGATGCAGATCCCCACGTTTCCCCTCTCTGGGTGCCAGTCAGAAGAGCTGGCTGGGCAGAGCGCCTTGGCTCAGAGCAAACACACGTCGTCCTGGGCTTTCCCCCTCTGCAGAGTGCTGGCAGCCGAGGAGAGCAAGCCCGGCAGCTGGTCATCGATCTGGAGACTCGAGGGAAACAGGCTTTTCCTATATTCCTCTCTATCCTGCGGGACACCGGGCAGGGCGACCTCGCGGACATGCTGATCGAAGAGTGCGAATGCCCACTGGCGCCACCGCAGCTGGTAAACCTGAGGCCTGTTGAGCTGGACTTACGTGGAGAAAAGCATAATAAAAGTAAGTATTAAGGGCATGGTTGTTTTCTGGGCAAACAGCAGCATGGGGGGTGGCAGCTGGTATCCCTATTGGTGTGGGTATTAGTCTGTGAAGTCCTGGTTTTTATTATTCTGGAGCGTGGCTTGTAGATGTGACTATGCAGAGCTGTTGGGAGAATGTCATGCGTTCCAGTAGCAGAAGCTTTTAAGCTCCAGCTGCGTGCCTGTGGCGTTAGGAGCATCATTCTTCGTATTTTTGCATGCAGCCTCTGA
Encoded proteins:
- the DNAJC16 gene encoding dnaJ homolog subfamily C member 16 isoform X4 produces the protein MELGRAGLAWAAALLLAALGAQAAAGDFDPYRVLGVGRSSSQADIKKAYKRLAREWHPDKNKDPGAEDKFIQISKAYEILSNEEKRANFDRYGDAGESQGYSQHQHRQFHHFHEGFYFDESFFHFPFNSERRDTSDEKYLLHFSHYINEIVPDSFKKPYLIKITSDWCFSCIHIEPVWKEVAQELEALGVGIGVVHAGYERRLAHHLGAHSTPSLLGLINGKITFFHNAVIRENLRQFVENLLPGNLVEKITDKNYIRFLSNWKKENKPHVLLFDHMPVVPLLYKLIAFAYRDYLSFGYVYVGLRGTEKLSSQYNINVYTPTMMIFKEHIDRPADVVQARDMKKQLIDDFLSQNKFLMVARLTNQRLFQELCPVKKSHRQRKHCVILLTGEGDKFAEAYEAFLTFAVANTKDTLKFVHIYNDRQPEFADALLMDEEKYRGKSAVVILERRNNAGKIAYKTLEEAWQGSKEDNFILLDLLDQLRTDPGLLSSETVLADLNDELAPMFLIRWLYSMLDYISDCWDSLFHSNCDSSDTRDSPPSEKEETAAKTEKNDASFSKESNSRIPKKGFVEVTELTDINYNSNLVRLRPGHMNVVLILSNSTKTMLLQKFALEVYTFTGSSSLHFSFLSLDKHREWLEYLLEFAQDAAPIPNQYDKHFLERDYTGYVLALNGHKKYFCLFKPHRSGDEGGTLGSCEDYDSSLHTEARGKSSCSPGSRFIKNKLHKLSFWMERLLEGSLQRFYIPSWPALD
- the DNAJC16 gene encoding dnaJ homolog subfamily C member 16 isoform X2, producing the protein MELGRAGLAWAAALLLAALGAQAAAGDFDPYRVLGVGRSSSQADIKKAYKRLAREWHPDKNKDPGAEDKFIQISKAYEILSNEEKRANFDRYGDAGESQGYSQHQHRQFHHFHEGFYFDESFFHFPFNSERRDTSDEKYLLHFSHYINEIVPDSFKKPYLIKITSDWCFSCIHIEPVWKEVAQELEALGVGIGVVHAGYERRLAHHLGAHSTPSLLGLINGKITFFHNAVIRENLRQFVENLLPGNLVEKITDKNYIRFLSNWKKENKPHVLLFDHMPVVPLLYKLIAFAYRDYLSFGYVYVGLRGTEKLSSQYNINVYTPTMMIFKEHIDRPADVVQARDMKKQLIDDFLSQNKFLMVARLTNQRLFQELCPVKKSHRQRKHCVILLTGEGDKFAEAYEAFLTFAVANTKDTLKFVHIYNDRQPEFADALLMDEEKYRGKSAVVILERRNNAGKIAYKTLEEAWQGSKEDNFILLDLLDQLRTDPGLLSSETVLADLNDELAPMFLIRWLYSMLDYISDCWDSLFHSNWREMMPLLSLLFSALFILFGTVIVQAFSDSSDTRDSPPSEKEETAAKTEKNDASFSKESNRIPKKGFVEVTELTDINYNSNLVRLRPGHMNVVLILSNSTKTMLLQKFALEVYTFTGSSSLHFSFLSLDKHREWLEYLLEFAQDAAPIPNQYDKHFLERDYTGYVLALNGHKKYFCLFKPHRSGDEGGTLGSCEDYDSSLHTEARGKSSCSPGSRFIKNKLHKLSFWMERLLEGSLQRFYIPSWPALD
- the DNAJC16 gene encoding dnaJ homolog subfamily C member 16 isoform X1, giving the protein MELGRAGLAWAAALLLAALGAQAAAGDFDPYRVLGVGRSSSQADIKKAYKRLAREWHPDKNKDPGAEDKFIQISKAYEILSNEEKRANFDRYGDAGESQGYSQHQHRQFHHFHEGFYFDESFFHFPFNSERRDTSDEKYLLHFSHYINEIVPDSFKKPYLIKITSDWCFSCIHIEPVWKEVAQELEALGVGIGVVHAGYERRLAHHLGAHSTPSLLGLINGKITFFHNAVIRENLRQFVENLLPGNLVEKITDKNYIRFLSNWKKENKPHVLLFDHMPVVPLLYKLIAFAYRDYLSFGYVYVGLRGTEKLSSQYNINVYTPTMMIFKEHIDRPADVVQARDMKKQLIDDFLSQNKFLMVARLTNQRLFQELCPVKKSHRQRKHCVILLTGEGDKFAEAYEAFLTFAVANTKDTLKFVHIYNDRQPEFADALLMDEEKYRGKSAVVILERRNNAGKIAYKTLEEAWQGSKEDNFILLDLLDQLRTDPGLLSSETVLADLNDELAPMFLIRWLYSMLDYISDCWDSLFHSNWREMMPLLSLLFSALFILFGTVIVQAFSDSSDTRDSPPSEKEETAAKTEKNDASFSKESNSRIPKKGFVEVTELTDINYNSNLVRLRPGHMNVVLILSNSTKTMLLQKFALEVYTFTGSSSLHFSFLSLDKHREWLEYLLEFAQDAAPIPNQYDKHFLERDYTGYVLALNGHKKYFCLFKPHRSGDEGGTLGSCEDYDSSLHTEARGKSSCSPGSRFIKNKLHKLSFWMERLLEGSLQRFYIPSWPALD
- the DNAJC16 gene encoding dnaJ homolog subfamily C member 16 isoform X5, with protein sequence MELGRAGLAWAAALLLAALGAQAAAGDFDPYRVLGVGRSSSQADIKKAYKRLAREWHPDKNKDPGAEDKFIQISKAYEILSNEEKRANFDRYGDAGESQGYSQHQHRQFHHFHEGFYFDESFFHFPFNSERRDTSDEKYLLHFSHYINEIVPDSFKKPYLIKITSDWCFSCIHIEPVWKEVAQELEALGVGIGVVHAGYERRLAHHLGAHSTPSLLGLINGKITFFHNAVIRENLRQFVENLLPGNLVEKITDKNYIRFLSNWKKENKPHVLLFDHMPVVPLLYKLIAFAYRDYLSFGYVYVGLRGTEKLSSQYNINVYTPTMMIFKEHIDRPADVVQARDMKKQLIDDFLSQNKFLMVARLTNQRLFQELCPVKKSHRQRKHCVILLTGEGDKFAEAYEAFLTFAVANTKDTLKFVHIYNDRQPEFADALLMDEEKYRGKSAVVILERRNNAGKIAYKTLEEAWQGSKEDNFILLDLLDQLRTDPGLLSSETVLADLNDELAPMFLIRWLYSMLDYISDCWDSLFHSNCDSSDTRDSPPSEKEETAAKTEKNDASFSKESNRIPKKGFVEVTELTDINYNSNLVRLRPGHMNVVLILSNSTKTMLLQKFALEVYTFTGSSSLHFSFLSLDKHREWLEYLLEFAQDAAPIPNQYDKHFLERDYTGYVLALNGHKKYFCLFKPHRSGDEGGTLGSCEDYDSSLHTEARGKSSCSPGSRFIKNKLHKLSFWMERLLEGSLQRFYIPSWPALD